A window of Acropora muricata isolate sample 2 chromosome 3, ASM3666990v1, whole genome shotgun sequence contains these coding sequences:
- the LOC136910469 gene encoding uncharacterized protein produces the protein MNYLLGFFLFAFLVARTHAQVYGEETLHCDKPVPTIFKLGDASCPCNKTDHAGAIKYANGKVHVCLGTEWKTLPFESNSPYGTRNNPAYSCKDILDNAEPGQQHTDGVYWIRLRGRPAAFPVYCDMATGGWTMVFKIASGVSRVSNKLVWDIYRSSETANENVTAALDVTNQYQDHYKNRVILYWDTFNAMQARVSLYKNSISQKELLFNALGTDKLNWFSTGKLISSSWPSIKTTPTNYFSVQGHCHSNACRSFFINKSYAGCPNDFGWLVGSTSSTWCSWESNNARKFNILYSKLNTYTNWNTAGNVGLADAMVVFLK, from the exons ATGAATTATCTTTTGGGATTTTTCCTCTTCGCTTTTTTAGTCGCACGTACGCACGCTCAGGTCTATGGTGAAGAAACCCTCCATTGTGACAAACCCGTGCCGACTATTTTCAAGCTCGGAGACGCATCTTGTCCTTGCAATAAAACGGACCACGCAGGCGCGATTAAGTACGCGAATGGAAAGGTACACGTGTGCTTGGGAACTGAATGGAAAACGCTTCCGTTCGAAAGCAACTCCCCTTATGGTACAAGGAATAACCCGGCATACTCTTGTAAGGACATTCTAGATAACGCTGAACCTGGTCAACAGCACACCGATGGAGTGTACTGGATTCGTCTTCGAG GACGTCCAGCTGCGTTTCCTGTTTACTGCGATATGGCAACAGGAG GGTGGACTATGGTGTTCAAAATAGCTAGTGGTGTCAGCAGGGTCAGTAATAAGTTGGTGTGGGATATATACAGATCATCCGAAACAGCAAATGAGAACGTCACAGCAGCTCTTGACGTCACAAATCAGTACCAGGATCATTATAAGAATCGAGTGATATTATATTGGGATACATTCAATGCAATGCAG GCTCGAGTCTCGTTGTACAAAAACAGCATCAGTCAGAAAGAACTGCTTTTTAACGCATTGGGAACCGATAAACTGAACTGGTTCTCGACCGGGAAGCTAATCTCTTCTTCATGGCCAAGCATCAAGACCACACCCACGAATTACTTCTCTGTCCAAGGTCACTGTCATAGCAACGCCTGTCGCAGCTTTTTCATCAACAAGTCTTACGCTGGTTGCCCAAATGACTTCGGCTGGTTGGTGGGCTCAACGTCCAGCACGTGGTGCAGCTGGGAATCCAACAATGCTCGCAAGTTCAATATCTTGTACAGTAAATTGAACACCTACACAAACTGGAATACTGCCG gAAATGTAGGACTAGCAGACGCAATGGTGGTTTTCCTGAAATGA
- the LOC136910471 gene encoding uncharacterized protein, with translation MNYLLGFFLFAFLVARTQALVCVEETLDCEQPVPTIFKLGDASCPCNKTDHAGAIKYANGKVHVCLGTEWKTVQFESSPPYGTRNNPAYSCKDILDNAELGQQHTDGVYWIRLRGRLTAFPVYCDMATGGWTMVFKIASGVSNKLVWGVYRSSETANENVTAALNVTNQYQDHYKNRVILNWERFNATQARVSLYKNSISQKELLFNALGTDKLNWFSAGKLISSSWPSIKTVHRNYFSIQGDCRWGACRSFFINKSYGGCPKDIGWVVGSTTSTWCNWESNAAHKFNVLYSKLNTYTNWNTAGNVGVADAMVVFLK, from the exons ATGAATTATCTTTTGGGATTTTTCCTCTTCGCTTTTTTAGTCGCACGTACGCAGGCTCTAGTCTGTGTTGAAGAAACTCTCGATTGCGAACAACCCGTGCCGACTATTTTCAAGCTCGGAGACGCATCTTGTCCTTGCAATAAAACGGACCACGCAGGCGCGATTAAGTACGCGAATGGAAAGGTACACGTGTGCTTGGGAACTGAATGGAAAACGGTTCAGTTCGAAAGCAGCCCCCCTTATGGTACAAGGAATAACCCGGCATACTCTTGTAAGGACATTCTAGATAACGCTGAACTTGGGCAACAGCACACCGATGGAGTGTACTGGATTCGTCTTAGAG GACGTCTTACTGCGTTTCCTGTTTACTGCGATATGGCAACAGGAG GGTGGACTATGGTGTTCAAAATAGCTAGTGGTGTCAGTAATAAGTTGGTGTGGGGTGTATACAGATCATCCGAAACAGCAAATGAGAACGTCACAGCAGCTCTTAACGTCACAAATCAGTACCAGGATCATTATAAGAATCGAGTGATATTAAACTGGGAAAGATTCAATGCAACACAG GCTCGAGTCTCGTTGTACAAAAACAGCATCAGTCAGAAAGAACTGCTTTTTAACGCATTGGGAACCGATAAACTGAACTGGTTCTCGGCCGGCAAGCTAATCTCTTCTTCATGGCCAAGCATCAAGACCGTACACAGGAATTACTTCTCTATCCAAGGTGACTGTCGTTGGGGCGCCTGTCGCAGCTTTTTCATCAACAAGTCTTACGGTGGTTGCCCAAAAGACATCGGCTGGGTCGTGGGCTCAACGACCAGCACGTGGTGCAACTGGGAATCCAACGCTGCTCACAAGTTCAATGTCTTGTACAGTAAATTGAACACCTACACAAACTGGAATACTGCCG gAAACGTAGGAGTAGCAGACGCAATGGTGGTTTTCCTGAAATGA